From one Lycium ferocissimum isolate CSIRO_LF1 chromosome 7, AGI_CSIRO_Lferr_CH_V1, whole genome shotgun sequence genomic stretch:
- the LOC132064468 gene encoding probable methyltransferase At1g29790, with the protein MGSPDDDNLPRKQTLKSINDQTKYKLKLLVLIILTNLLTIYIFTRPSLNLHPTSKYTINDSFSSDSSSLLNELNATKKQLETSRSQIIVLNQQLKSTNQLVNELIAQLNILNQSINKTKDSTLLNFNDILDDLSSEAKLALGPHKLPLGYSPRSGTDEVYASVGGGCLSYKEDLAQYMTYHVGKECPVDDVFAQRLMLKGCEPLPRRRCHPKAPVGYVEPNPSPKSLWSTPPDRSIIWDPYTCKNYSCLINRRKFPGFYDCKDCFDLQFREKQRWQFDNGGLDFGMDEVMATRRKGTIRIGLDIGGGTGTFAARMKERNVTIVTTSMNLDGPFNSFISSRGLISMHVGVSQRLPFFENTLDIVHSMHILSNWIPDTMLEFTLYDIYRVLRPGGLFWLDHFFCMGSQLNATYVPMLERVGFKKLRWNAGMKLDRGIDMNEWYFSALLEKPMS; encoded by the coding sequence ATGGGAAGTCCAGATGATGACAATTTGCCTAGGAAACAAACACTTAAGAGCATCAATGATCAAACCAAATACAAGCTAAAATTACTAGTCCTCATCATACTAACAAATCTTCTTACCATTTACATCTTCACTCGTCCTTCACTAAACTTGCATCCCACTTCTAAGTACACCATTAATGATTCTTTTTCATCAGATTCCAGTTCCCTCTTAAATGAGCTCAATGCCACTAAGAAACAACTCGAAACGAGTCGATCCCAGATCATAGTTTTGAACCAACAGCTCAAGTCGACTAACCAACTTGTCAATGAACTTATAGCTCAACTCAACATCCTTAACCAGTCCATAAACAAGACAAAAGATTCCACTTTGCTCAACTTCAATGATATTCTTGATGATTTGTCAAGTGAAGCTAAGCTTGCTTTAGGCCCTCACAAGCTTCCACTCGGGTACTCGCCAAGATCAGGGACCGATGAGGTTTATGCCTCGGTTGGAGGAGGTTGCTTGAGTTATAAAGAAGATTTAGCACAGTACATGACATATCACGTTGGGAAGGAATGTCCTGTTGATGATGTTTTCGCGCAAAGGCTAATGCTTAAAGGCTGTGAGCCACTTCCAAGAAGGCGGTGCCATCCTAAGGCGCCTGTTGGTTATGTCGAACCAAATCCATCGCCAAAAAGCCTGTGGTCCACACCACCAGACAGAAGTATTATTTGGGATCCATATACTTGTAAGAACTACAGTTGTTTGATAAATAGAAGGAAGTTTCCAGGATTCTATGATTGTAAAGACTGCTTTGACTTACAGTTTAGGGAGAAACAAAGGTGGCAATTTGATAATGGAGGTCTTGATTTTGGGATGGATGAGGTTATGGCAACAAGACGAAAGGGAACAATCCGCATTGGACTTGATATAGGAGGAGGCACGGGCACGTTTGCTGCTAGGATGAAGGAAAGGAATGTAACCATTGTAACAACTTCCATGAATTTGGATGGTCCATTCAACAGCTTCATTTCATCTAGGGGCTTGATATCGATGCATGTTGGTGTCTCTCAGAGGCTTCCTTTCTTCGAGAATACTCTGGATATCGTACACTCTATGCATATTCTGAGCAACTGGATCCCGGATACCATGCTTGAGTTCACTCTGTATGACATATACAGAGTTCTGAGGCCTGGAGGACTGTTCTGGTTGGACCACTTCTTCTGTATGGGATCACAGTTGAATGCAACTTATGTTCCTATGCTGGAGCGCGTTGGATTCAAGAAACTGAGGTGGAATGCTGGCATGAAGCTTGATCGAGGGATCGATATGAATGAGTGGTATTTCTCTGCTTTGTTGGAGAAACCAATGTCCTGA
- the LOC132064469 gene encoding leucine-rich repeat receptor protein kinase HPCA1-like produces the protein MVQTKILLIISCLLISMQVLVQLEAFTNSGDYGVLESLKDEWENVPPSWDGSDPCGDSWEGIGCNNSRVISIKLSSMNLKGELSGDIEALSELQILDLSYNKGLTGSLPQSIGSLKSLTTLILVGCGFSGPIPETVGSLSQLHFLALNCNNFIGPIPASIGNLSKLSWLDLADNRLSGPLPVSHGSTPALDMLVHTKHFHLGRNRFSGEIPDQLFSPNMTLIHLLLEKNQLTGKIPPTLGLVQTLEVVRLDRNSLYGSIPSTLKNLTNLVELFLSNNEFTGPLPNLTGMNVLHHLDMSNNTFSSADFPPWFSTLQSLMTLVMENTQLQGEILPSLFSLFQLQTVRLKGNKINGTLDIESSYSSQLKQIDLQNNSIESLAGIPKYPFQIILKDNPVCYEDVSKNYCGVAQMNLEYSTPPDNCVKTPCSSDQIPSPTCKCSYPYTGSLVFKAPSFSDLRNTSIESLHKSMISSFSQHQVQVDSVSLSNPEKTDGYFALRLQVFPFGQDHFNRTGITTIGFTLSNQTFKPHPDLGPFYFNGESYNHFEVGSRGSHKSISKENIIGAVAGGSILLILSLIIGVLVCQKKRAQEAARKNDPFATWDSIKDSGSVPQLKGVKCYTFEELKKYTNNFSESNYVGSGGYGKVYRGILPDGQLVAIKRAEQGSKQGALEFKNEIELLSRFHHKNVVSLVGFCFRQGEQMLVYEYIPNGSLKESLSGKSGIKLDWKRRLRIAHGAARGLQYLHDHVDPPIIHRDIKSNNILLDERLNAKVADFGLSKSMSEPEKGYVSTQVKGTMGYMDPEYYTTQQLTEKSDVYSFGVVLLELITARSPIVRGKYIVKELKQAMDKSKDMYNIDSFVDPAIPSSMTPISFRKFVDLAFTCLEEAGAHRPTMCEVVKEIQNIMEIDGMNTYAESSSTSVSREGTSATFDHPYSEESLNRHSGGTNSR, from the exons ATGGTACAAACAAAAATCCTACTGATCATCTCTTGTCTGCTTATTTCTATGCAAGTTTTGGTGCAGCTGGAAGCTTTTACCAATTCTGGTGACT ATGGTGTTCTAGAGTCACTGAAGGACGAGTGGGAGAACGTACCTCCAAGTTGGGATGGCTCTGATCCTTGTGGTGATTCATGGGAAGGCATCGGGTGCAACAATTCACGTGTTATTTCTAt AAAATTATCAAGCATGAATCTGAAAGGGGAGCTATCTGGAGACATCGAGGCCTTGTCTGAACTGCAGATATT GGATCTATCATACAACAAAGGCTTGACAGGTTCACTCCCTCAATCAATTGGAAGTTTGAAGAGTTTAACAACTCT GATCCTCGTTGGTTGCGGGTTTTCTGGGCCGATACCGGAGACAGTTGGATCCCTTAGCCAGCTGCATTTTCT GGCTTTGAATTGTAACAACTTTATTGGACCGATACCAGCTTCTATTGGTAATTTATCAAAACTATCTTGGCTGGACTTAGCTGATAATAGGCTCAGTGGGCCTCTTCCAGTCTCCCATGGAAGCACACCTGCTCTAGATATGCTTGTTCACACAAAGCATTT TCACCTGGGGAGAAATCGATTCTCCGGTGAGATTCCAGATCAGCTATTCAGCCCAAATATGACTCTCATACATTT GTTGCTTGAGAAAAACCAGCTCACTGGAAAGATACCCCCTACATTAGGACTTGTGCAGACTCTGGAAGTGGT TCGTCTTGACAGGAATTCATTATATGGATCGATTCCATCAACCCTCAAAAATCTCACAAATTTGGTTGAACT GTTCTTATCAAACAATGAATTCACTGGCCCCTTGCCCAATCTTACTGGCATGAATGTCCTCCACCACTT AGATATGAGCAATAATACATTTAGCTCAGCTGATTTTCCGCCGTGGTTTTCAACTTTGCAGTCGTTGATGACTCT GGTAATGGAGAACACTCAACTTCAAGGAGAAATTCTGCCAAGCCTCTTCAGTCTTTTTCAGTTGCAGACCGT CCGCTTGAAGGGAAACAAGATTAATGGAACACTGGATATTGAATCCAGCTATAGCAGCCAACTAAAGCAGATTGATTTGCAGAACAATTCCATTGAATCACTCGCAGGAATACCTAAATATCCTTTTCAAATAAT ACTTAAGGATAATCCAGTTTGTTATGAAGATGTATCAAAAAACTACTGTGGCGTTGCCCAAATGAACCTTGAATATTCAACCCCACCAGATAATTGCGTCAAAACTCCATGCAGTTCTGATCAAATTCCTAGCCCTACCTGTAAATGTAGTTATCCGTACACAGGCAGCCTAGTTTTCAAAGCTCCTTCCTTTTCTGACTTGAGAAACACAAGCATTGAGTCACTTCACAAGTCTATGATATCTTCTTTTAGCCAACATCAGGTGCAAGTAGATTCAGTTTCCTTGAGTAATCCGGAAAAGACAGATGGCTACTTTGCGTTACGCCTGCAAGTTTTTCCATTTGGCCAAGATCATTTCAACCGTACCGGGATTACCACAATTGGATTTACACTTAGCAATCAGACTTTCAAACCTCATCCAGATTTAGGACCATTCTATTTCAATGGCGAAAGCTACAATCACTTTGAAG TTGGATCAAGAGGATCTCACAAGTCAatttctaaagaaaatataatcgGAGCAGTAGCTGGTGGATCTATCCTTTTAATTTTATCACTTATTATAGGAGTTTTAGtttgccaaaagaaaagagcTCAAGAGGCTGCTAGAAAGAACGACCCTTTTG CTACATGGGATTCTATTAAAGACAGCGGCAGTGTTCCACAGTTAAAAGGTGTAAAATGTTACACATTTGAAGAGCTGAAAAAATACACCAATAACTTTTCAGAAAGCAATTACGTCGGATCTGGTGGTTATGGAAAG GTATACAGAGGGATACTTCCAGATGGACAACTTGTTGCAATTAAAAGAGCAGAGCAAGGATCTAAGCAGGGTGCCCTTGAGTTTAAAAATGAGATTGAGCTTCTTTCTAGGTTTCATCACAAAAATGTTGTCAGCCTTGTAGGCTTTTGTTTCAGGCAAGGCGAACAGATGTTGGTCTatgaatatataccaaatggCTCCTTGAAAGAAAGTCTTTCAG GGAAGTCTGGGATTAAGTTGGATTGGAAGAGGAGGCTTCGGATAGCCCATGGAGCAGCCAGAGGGTTGCAATATCTTCATGACCATGTTGACCCTCCTATCATCCACCGagatatcaaatcaaataacaTCTTGCTAGATGAGCGCTTGAATGCGAAAGTTGCTGATTTTGGTCTCTCCAAGTCGATGAGTGAGCCAGAAAAGGGTTACGTCAGCACTCAGGTTAAAGGAACAATG GGCTACATGGATCCAGAGTATTACACAACACAACAGTTGACTGAGAAGAGTGATGTCTATAGCTTCGGGGTTGTGCTACTGGAGCTTATAACAGCAAGGAGTCCTATCGTGAGAGGAAAATATATCGTGAAGGAATTGAAGCAAGCGATGGATAAGTCTAAAGACATGTATAACATTGATAGTTTTGTTGATCCCGCTATCCCTTCAAGCATGACACCTATCAGCTTCAGGAAGTTTGTGGATCTAGCTTTCACATGCCTCGAAGAAGCAGGAGCTCATAGGCCAACAATGTGTGAGGTGGTGAAAGAGATTCAGAACATCATGGAAATAGATGGAATGAACACTTACGCTGAATCAAGTTCAACTTCTGTAAGCCGCGAAGGAACCAGCGCAACCTTTGACCATCCTTACAGTGAAGAAAGCCTAAATCGTCACAGCGGGGGCACCAATTCGCGATAA
- the LOC132064471 gene encoding uncharacterized protein LOC132064471, protein MSNLTSSPTPCSRSWSISEDSLRRYVFYASENCIQELLSASDSKNGNDGWKILGIDNGVEVSKRRSASLHTFRSRWLLKSVSPEQFITVANAIDAARQWDRDLVEASYIKDLEDNLSIIRLRFGDNSKPLFRNREFIVYERRETMDDGTLVVAVASLPKEIAAGLHPKQNNAIRGLLLQSGWVVEKLDHDSCMVTYVVQLDPAGWLPKCFVNHFNTKLVMIIDNLKKQAVLSSPTNSDDST, encoded by the exons ATGAGTAATCTTACTTCTAGTCCTACACCTTGTAGTAGATCATG GTCAATTAGTGAGGACTCATTGAGAAGGTATGTGTTCTATGCAAGTGAAAATTGCATCCAAGAGTTGTTATCAGCTTCAGATTCAAAAAATGGGAATGATGGCTGGAAAATACTTGGCATAGATAACGGTGTCGAGGTATCAAAACGCCGTTCAGCTTCACTTCACACTTTCCGTAGCCGTTGGTTGCTCAAATCTGTCTCCCCAGAACAATTCATTACTGTGGCTAATGCCATTGATGCTGCAAGG CAATGGGACCGTGACTTAGTAGAAGCAAGCTACATAAAGGACTTGGAAGATAACCTAAGTATTATACGCCTTAGATTTGGAGACAACTCAAAGCCTCTCTTCAGAAACAGAGAATTTATTGTCTATGAACGTCGTGAAACTATGGATGATGGCACCTTG GTAGTAGCAGTAGCTTCTCTTCCAAAAGAGATAGCAGCAGGGTTGCACCCAAAGCAAAACAATGCAATACGAGGCCTATTGTTGCAATCTGGATGGGTTGTTGAGAAACTTGACCATGACTCTTGCATGGTCACTTACGTTGTCCAg CTGGATCCAGCAGGATGGTTACCAAAATGCTTCGTGAACCATTTCAACACAAAGTTGGTTATGATCATTGACAATCTTAAAAAGCAAGCTGTGCTCTCTAGCCCTACCAATAGTGATGATAGTACTTGA
- the LOC132064470 gene encoding cinnamoyl-CoA reductase 2, with product MSNGKPPVCVTGANGFIGSWVVQTLLDRGYTTIHAAIFPGSDPSHLYSLTGASNSDVRILVHEVDILDFDAVSRAIERCGGGGVFHVASPCTLEDPVDPQKELVDPAVKGTINVLTAAKKFNVRRVVLTSSISAMVPNPGWPENKVFDESSWTDLEYCTSRQKWYPVSKTLAEKAAWEFAEKNGLDVVAINPATCLGQLLQPGLNASCAVLQQLLQGSTDTQEYHWLGAVHVKDVAKAQLLLFESPRASGRYLCTNGIYQFADFADRVSKLSPEFPVHRFTEETQPGLVACKDAAKKLIDLGLVFTPVEDAVRDTVDSLKAKGFLKQQQN from the exons ATGTCTAACGGAAAACCACCAGTTTGCGTGACCGGAGCCAACGGATTCATCGGTTCATGGGTGGTTCAAACCCTCTTAGACCGTGGCTACACCACCATCCACGCCGCTATCTTCCCTGGTTCCGACCCATCTCATCTCTACTCTCTCACCGGCGCGTCTAACTCAGACGTCCGAATATTAGTCCACGAAGTCGACATCCTTGACTTCGATGCTGTATCCAGAGCTATTGAACGGTGTGGTGGTGGGGGTGTTTTCCACGTGGCGTCTCCGTGTACGCTTGAGGATCCTGTGGACCCACAGAAGGAGCTGGTGGACCCGGCTGTTAAGGGTACGATTAATGTTCTTACGGCGGCGAAGAAGTTTAATGTGAGGCGCGTGGTGCTCACTTCATCGATCTCTGCGATGGTGCCGAATCCTGGGTGGCCGGAAAATAAGGTCTTTGATGAGTCATCGTGGACTGATCTTGAGTACTGCACGTCTCGACAG AAATGGTATCCAGTCTCAAAGACACTTGCTGAGAAGGCTGCATGGGAATTTGCTGAGAAGAATGGATTGGATGTGGTAGCAATTAATCCGGCTACATGTCTTGGCCAACTTCTGCAACCTGGACTGAATGCAAGCTGTGCTGTTTTGCAACAGCTGCTTCAGGGATCAACAGATACGCAGGAGTATCATTGGCTAGGGGCTGTGCACGTCAAAGATGTGGCAAAGGCACAACTTTTGTTATTTGAGAGCCCTCGTGCTTCTGGAAGATACCTGTGTACCAATGGCATTTACCAGTTTGCTGATTTTGCTGACAGAGTCTCAAAACTTTCCCCTGAATTCCCTGTCCACAG GTTCACAGAGGAGACCCAGCCAGGCTTGGTGGCTTGCAAAGATGCTGCTAAAAAATTGATTGATTTGGGACTAGTTTTTACCCCAGTTGAAGATGCTGTTCGGGACACAGTAGATAGCCTTAAAGCCAAAGGCTTCCTCAAGCAACAGCAGAATTAA